Proteins found in one Desulfomonilia bacterium genomic segment:
- a CDS encoding DNA repair helicase XPB, with the protein MSLADNKPVIVQSDGSILLEVQNDAYEDARDAILPFAELVKSPEYVHTYRITPISLWNAAAIGAKCDDIMNALNLYSRYEIPSGVEMRIRDAFSRWDAVRLVPAEDELEVEVRDGNVLERLLASKQVQECIISVLPGKGFKIPKGVRGRFKHIMIKLGFPVNDLVGYEQGDPLDIPLKKIASTGDDFSLRRYQIEAVDNFWAGGSARGGQGIVVLPCGAGKTVVGMGVMERANTCTLILCTNVAAVHQWINEILDKTGLSPDDVGEYTAHRKDIKPVTVTTYQILTHRRSKTSPFEHMHLMMARNWGLIIYDEVHVLPAPVFRATTEIQAKRRLGLTATLVREDGLEEDTFSLIGPKCYDVPWKELESKGFIAEAICYEIRLPMPRDVERRYITESDRVQFRTASENPYKEYVVKELIKKHSDEPVLIIGQYLSQLKRLSSFLKAPLITGATPNARRDELYQEFRRGNVPVMVVSRVANFAIDLPDASVAIQVSGTFGSRQEEAQRLGRILRPKKRISSFYSLVTSNTAEDDFAHKRQVFLAEQGYKYRIEEWTEDDINT; encoded by the coding sequence ATGTCATTAGCTGATAATAAACCAGTCATAGTTCAGAGCGACGGCAGTATCCTGCTTGAGGTGCAGAATGATGCATACGAAGATGCACGTGACGCCATTCTTCCTTTTGCAGAGTTGGTCAAGTCACCGGAGTATGTGCACACATACAGGATAACGCCGATAAGCCTCTGGAATGCCGCAGCCATCGGTGCAAAATGCGATGACATCATGAACGCGCTGAATCTTTATTCACGATATGAGATACCATCCGGCGTTGAAATGAGGATTAGGGACGCATTCTCTAGATGGGACGCCGTAAGGCTTGTTCCGGCAGAGGATGAACTCGAGGTTGAAGTCAGGGACGGTAATGTTCTGGAAAGGCTGCTCGCCAGCAAACAGGTACAGGAATGCATTATATCTGTATTACCCGGAAAAGGATTCAAGATACCGAAAGGGGTCCGCGGCCGTTTCAAACATATTATGATAAAGCTTGGCTTTCCGGTTAATGACCTCGTAGGATACGAACAGGGAGACCCCCTTGATATACCGCTCAAGAAAATTGCTTCGACCGGAGATGATTTCAGTTTGAGGCGCTACCAGATCGAGGCTGTGGACAACTTCTGGGCTGGAGGCAGCGCCAGGGGCGGCCAGGGAATAGTCGTACTTCCATGCGGAGCGGGCAAGACCGTCGTCGGTATGGGAGTGATGGAAAGGGCAAACACCTGCACCCTCATCCTGTGCACGAATGTTGCGGCAGTCCATCAGTGGATAAACGAAATACTGGACAAGACCGGACTCAGTCCTGATGATGTAGGTGAATATACAGCCCACAGGAAGGACATCAAACCGGTCACAGTCACCACATATCAGATCCTTACGCACCGCAGATCAAAAACTTCGCCGTTCGAGCATATGCATCTCATGATGGCAAGGAACTGGGGACTTATTATATATGATGAAGTTCATGTCCTGCCTGCACCCGTTTTCAGGGCTACGACCGAGATTCAGGCAAAAAGACGGCTCGGTCTGACAGCCACGCTAGTGCGCGAAGACGGCCTCGAGGAAGATACTTTCTCGCTAATCGGTCCCAAATGTTATGATGTGCCCTGGAAAGAGCTTGAATCAAAGGGCTTCATAGCGGAAGCGATATGTTACGAGATAAGACTCCCTATGCCGAGGGATGTCGAAAGGCGCTATATAACCGAAAGCGACAGGGTTCAGTTCAGAACGGCATCTGAAAATCCTTACAAGGAATACGTTGTAAAAGAATTGATAAAGAAACATTCGGACGAGCCGGTTCTTATAATCGGACAGTACCTTTCGCAGCTAAAAAGGCTGTCTTCCTTTTTAAAGGCCCCGCTCATAACAGGTGCCACGCCCAATGCCAGGAGGGACGAACTGTATCAGGAGTTCAGAAGAGGCAATGTGCCCGTGATGGTGGTTTCCAGGGTTGCCAACTTTGCAATCGATCTTCCTGACGCATCGGTTGCCATACAGGTTTCGGGTACATTCGGTTCGCGGCAGGAAGAAGCTCAAAGGCTTGGCAGGATATTAAGACCTAAAAAACGCATTTCCAGCTTTTACAGCCTTGTGACATCAAATACCGCCGAGGATGATTTTGCGCACAAGCGTCAGGTTTTCCTGGCTGAACAGGGCTACAAGTACCGAATAGAGGAATGGACGGAAGATGACATCAACACATGA
- the rsmA gene encoding 16S rRNA (adenine(1518)-N(6)/adenine(1519)-N(6))-dimethyltransferase RsmA, translating to MPKRSLGQNFLINTHIVDNIIHFSGLRINETVLEIGPGKGALTKKLAETAGRVVAIEKDNALAEDLKLGFKNHRNVEIIGADILESDMKSIVPKGALMIANLPYNIATVIITSLLNFPSHFSSITVMVQKEVGERICARPGTKPYSALSVLMASCFDTVTGPVIGPDNFFPRPKVDSILIRLIPKDDPITPETLAPLKKVVFHTFNSRRKMLRNSLSNLPGMTPETLNNIEKKTGIDFSRRPQDLDLLEFIQLTRLYVETVVR from the coding sequence ATGCCCAAGCGTTCACTGGGCCAGAATTTCCTTATAAATACGCATATTGTCGATAATATTATCCACTTTTCAGGCCTTAGGATAAATGAAACCGTACTTGAGATAGGTCCGGGTAAAGGCGCGCTCACAAAAAAGCTTGCTGAAACTGCAGGGCGAGTCGTGGCAATTGAAAAGGACAACGCCCTTGCGGAAGATCTTAAGCTGGGTTTCAAAAATCACCGGAATGTGGAAATAATCGGCGCGGACATACTTGAGAGCGACATGAAATCCATCGTCCCGAAAGGCGCTCTTATGATTGCAAATCTTCCCTACAACATCGCCACAGTTATAATCACAAGCCTTTTGAATTTCCCCTCACACTTCTCTTCAATTACAGTCATGGTCCAGAAAGAGGTCGGGGAGCGCATATGCGCCAGGCCGGGAACAAAACCGTATTCGGCATTGAGCGTGCTTATGGCGTCATGCTTTGATACGGTTACTGGCCCTGTCATCGGACCAGACAACTTTTTTCCCAGGCCAAAGGTTGATTCCATTCTTATAAGGCTGATTCCGAAGGATGATCCCATTACCCCCGAAACTCTTGCTCCACTGAAAAAGGTGGTTTTCCACACCTTCAATTCCAGACGCAAAATGCTGAGAAACTCTTTGTCAAACCTTCCGGGAATGACGCCTGAGACTCTTAACAATATTGAGAAAAAAACAGGAATCGATTTTTCCCGCCGTCCGCAGGATCTGGATCTTCTGGAATTTATTCAACTCACACGATTGTATGTAGAAACTGTTGTCAGATAA